CCTGAACCGGAACCGGAGAAGGAGTCCGGCAGCGGCGGCGCCCTGGTACTGATCCTGCTGCTGGCGGTCCTGGGCGGCGGCGGAGCCTTCGCCTACATCAAGTTCATCAAGCCCAAACAGGGCGCAAAGGTCAGCGCCGACCCGGACGATTATGAGTTCGAGGACGAGGAATATGAAAACGAGGACGTTCCTGAACAGGAAGAACAGGAGGACCAGAATTGAGCAAATTGGTGATCTGTGAAAAACCGAGTGTAGCAAAGAGTATCGCATCGGCCCTGGGTGTCACATCCAGGGCCGATGGCTATTTTGAAGGCGGCGGCTGGCTGATTTCTTGGTGCATTGGTCATCTGGTGGGACTGGCGGACGCGGCCGCCTACGATGACCGCTATAAGAAGTGGCGGTATGAGGACCTTCCCATCCTGCCCGCCCCCTTCCGCTATGTGGTGTCCGAGGAAAAGGCTGACCAGTTCCACATTCTCCGTTCCCTGATGGAACGCCCTGATGTGACGGAACTGGTCAACGCCTGCGACGCGGGGCGCGAAGGTGAGCTGATTTTCCGGCTGGTCTATGAGGCTACCGGATGTTCCAAGCCTTTCTCCCGCCTCTGGATTTCTTCGATGGAGGACGTGGCGATTCGGGAGGGCTTTGCCGACCTGCGCCCCGGCAAGGACTATGACCCGCTGTATCAATCGGCACTTTGCCGCCAAAAGGCGGACTGGCTTGTTGGTATCAATGCCTCACGGCTCTTTTCGGTGTTGTATCATCGAACGTTAAATATTGGGCGGGTGCAGACGCCCACCCTGGCGATGCTGGCCGACCGGGACAGCAAGATTGTCCTGTTCCGCAAGGAGAAATACCACCATGTGCGGCTGGCGCTGGAGAGCGCCGAGGCGGTCAGCGACCGCATTGTTTCCCCGGAGGACGCCCAGACCATCCGGGATGCCTGCGATGGTAAAAAAGCAACCTGTGTATCCGTGGCGCAGGAGAAAAAGACGGAGAAACCGCCCAAACTGTACGACCTGACCACCTTGCAGCGGGAGGCCAACCGGGTGTTTGGCTACACGGCCAAGCAAACCCTGGACTACGCCCAATCCCTCTATGAAAAGAAACTGCTGACCTATCCCCGCACGGACAGCCGGTATCTGACCGGCGACATGGCGGAGACCGCCTCCGTGGTCCTGCATCTGGCGGCGCGGGTGCCTCCCTTCGACGCCTGCCCAGAGTTTTTCCCCGATGTTCTGGCGCTGCTGAACGACAAGGAGGTATCCGACCACCACGCCCTGATTCCCACCCTGGAGCTGGAAAAGGAGGATGTCCCTGCGCTGCCTGTGGGCGAGCGCAATATCCTTCTGCTGGTCTGCTGCAAGCTGCTGTGTGCCGCAGCGGAGCCTTTCGTGTATGAGGCGGTCACGGCTATCTTTGACTGCGGCGGACATACCTTCACGACCAAAGGAAAACAGGTGCTTTCCCAGGGCTGGCGGGCTATCCAGGAGGTGTTCCGTTCCTCCCTGAAGGAGAAGCCGGAGGATGAAGATGCCGAGGGTGTTCTTCCCGCCTTGACCGAGGGGCAGGTTTTTGAGCCGGTCGCCGCCTCCGTCACTGAGCACTTCACTTCGCCCCCCAAGCCCTACACCGAGGATACCCTTCTGTCGGCCATGGAGAACGCAGGCAAGGAAGATATGCCGGACGAGGCAGAACGCAAGGGCCTGGGCACCCCGGCGACCAGGGCGGCCATCATCGAAAAGCTGGTGTCCGGCGGATTTGTCGAGCGCAAGGGCAAGAACCTAATCCCCACAAAGGCAGGCGTCAACCTGGTCACGGTGCTGCCGGAACTGCTGACCTCTCCCAAACTCACAGCGGATTGGGAGCAGCGGTTGAACGAGGTGGCAAAGGGTCAGGCGGCGTCGGAGGCTTTCATGGACGGGATCGAGGCGATGACGGCGGAGCTGGTGCGGAAATACTCCCACATTTCCGAGGATGGGCAAAAGCTGTTCCAGCCGGAGAAGGAGACGGTGGGGCTCTGCCCCCGCTGCGGTAAGCCGGTTTATGAGGGTAAGAAGAACTTCGCCTGTTCGGACCGTGCCTGTCAGTTTGTCATGTGGAAGAATGACCGCTTTTTCGAGCAGCGCGGAAAGGTCTTTACTTCCAAAATTGCCACTGCATTGCTCAAAGACGGAAAGACAAAGGTCAAGGGACTGCGCTCCCTGCGTACTGGGAAAACCTATGACGGGACAATCGTTCTGGCCGACACCGGCGGGAAGTATGTGAATTACCGCATTGAGAAATAAGTATCGTGTCGTTCTTCCTTCACGGCTCTATCCAAGAGTAACGATTTGCTGTATAATAAGGCCAAAATCTTTCAGGAGGTAAATAGCCGTGAGGGATATGATCGCATACTGTGGGCTGGACTGTGAGAAGTGCGACGCTTATCTTGCAACGATCAACGACGATCAGGCATTGCGCGAGAAAACTGCAAAACTATGGTCTGAATTAAATCATGCGCCCATTCTGCCGGAGCATATCAACTGTCAAGGCTGCCGCGTGGATGGAGTGAAAACGGTGTATTGTGAAAGCCTTTGCGGTATTCGTCAATGCGCCCGACAAAAAGGCGTGACGACCTGCGGTGACTGTCCTGAATTGGAAAGTTGCCAGACAGTCGGCGCAATTCTTTCCAACAACCCCGCTGCGCTGGACAACCTGAAGGGATAGACTACATACCACAACAAAATAGAAGCCGCCAGTGACGGCATCAAGCAGGAAACCTTTCCGGGTTTCCTGCTTTTCTTTTACCCATTTTCAGAAAGGATGATGTCTTTGAGCAAAACCGAACCTAATTTCATGGAGCATTTGAAACCGCTGCTCCCCGCAAGCGGTGACGCAAGCGAGCTGGAGGCAGCGGCCCAGGCGCTTGCCGGACTTTCCCTGGAGGATCGTGACCTCCTGGCCGCTGTCCAGGAGTCGCCCTATCGTCTGACCACCCTGGAGCAGTTCCGGGAGTTTCCCGCCAACGCCGAGTATTTTGTCCTGGAGCCCAACATCAGCAAGGTGGAGGATGTGGGCTGGCGCTATCTGGCGCAGCATTTGGATGTCCTTCTGCCCCCGGAGCTGCTGGACGCCATTGATCCCGTTCCCTTCGGCAACCACGCCATGCAGGAGGAACAGGGGTGTTTCACCAGTAAGGGGTATCTCACCCTCTCCGGCGACGAGTGGGAGCACGAGCGCCCCAGGGAGAAGCAGACGGAGAAAAAGCCCTCCATCAAGGAGCGGCTGGAGCAGGGCCGGAAGGAATGTGCCAATCAGAGCAAGGCGCAGCCCCATCGGGAAAAGCCTGCGCCGGAACTGTAAGGAGGTGTCGCTATGCCCCATTATGATTATGACAAAGAGTATCCCTTTGCCGCTTTCATCACTAACCTGGGCAAATACAACGAGGGCGCCCTTGTGGGTGAATGGGTGAAATTTCCCACCACGGCGGAGGAACTGAAAAAGGTCTTTGAGCGCATCGGGATCGGCGCGAAGGACGACTTCGGGCAGACCTATGAGGAATGGTTCATTACGGACTACGACTGCTATGTGGACGGCCTCTATGACCTGCTGGGTGAGTATGCAAACCTGGACGAGCTGAACTACCTGGCTTCCAAACTGGATGATATGAGCCAGGATGAATACGAGCGGTTCCAGGCGGCCATGGAGATCGGCGACCACACGGGCAGCATCCAGGAGCTTATCAATCTGACGGAGAACCTGGACTGTTACGACATCTACCCTGACATCCACGACCACGACGATCTGGGCCGGTATTACATCGAGGAACTGGACGCCATGCAGGTGCCGGAGCATCTGCGCAACTACATCGACTATGAGGCCTACGGACGGGACATTGCCCTGGAGGAAAGCGGCCAGTTCACCGACCTGGGCTATGTGCGGGACACCGGGGACAGCTTCCATGAGTATTACGATGGCGAGCGCGGCAGCATCCCGGAGGAATACCAGGTGATGACCTTCCAGGACGACATCCCTGAAGAAGAAATTTCGGAATGGGCCATGGACCTTGCCTACGATATGGACGAGTTTTTCCGGCAGCACGACCCGCAGTATGCCGCCGAGCACCCGGAGGAACACGCGGCGAAGGAAGAAATCTACGAAAATCTGATGGCCGGGCGCATCTCCACTCTGGACGAGAAGCTGGCCGCTCTGGGGCAGACCCAGGAGGACTATCTGCCTTCGGAGATTGAGAAGTTCAAGGACGCCACCGGCTATGAGGAATTTCTGGATGTGGACCCGCAGGCGATTCGGGAAGCTATTGAAAACCCGGACCAGTCCCATGTGGACGAGATGCTGTCCTTTGCGGAGCAGGCAAATCGGGAGTATGAGGCGGAGTTGTACGGGCAGCAAGCGGCGCCCACCCCGGATGACCGGGAGACCGGCGAAACGGTGCGGACTCCCAGGGGAATCTTCCATGTGACGGATATGAGCCGGGAACAGATGGAGGCGGCCGGATACGGTTTTCACCATGAGTCCGAGGACGGGAAGTATCTCATCATGGCCAATGGCAGCCGTGCCTTTGCCATCCCCAGCGGAGCCGCCCCCGAACATACCGCGCCGGAGAAGCTGACTGTTCTGGTGGTGGAGCCTATGAAGGAACCCTATGTGAAGGAGATCGATCCCGGCCTTCATGCGCTGCAAGCGGAGGTGGGCGGCGATATTGCCGCCTCCTATCCCTTTGACG
This DNA window, taken from Dysosmobacter welbionis, encodes the following:
- a CDS encoding DNA topoisomerase 3, which gives rise to MSKLVICEKPSVAKSIASALGVTSRADGYFEGGGWLISWCIGHLVGLADAAAYDDRYKKWRYEDLPILPAPFRYVVSEEKADQFHILRSLMERPDVTELVNACDAGREGELIFRLVYEATGCSKPFSRLWISSMEDVAIREGFADLRPGKDYDPLYQSALCRQKADWLVGINASRLFSVLYHRTLNIGRVQTPTLAMLADRDSKIVLFRKEKYHHVRLALESAEAVSDRIVSPEDAQTIRDACDGKKATCVSVAQEKKTEKPPKLYDLTTLQREANRVFGYTAKQTLDYAQSLYEKKLLTYPRTDSRYLTGDMAETASVVLHLAARVPPFDACPEFFPDVLALLNDKEVSDHHALIPTLELEKEDVPALPVGERNILLLVCCKLLCAAAEPFVYEAVTAIFDCGGHTFTTKGKQVLSQGWRAIQEVFRSSLKEKPEDEDAEGVLPALTEGQVFEPVAASVTEHFTSPPKPYTEDTLLSAMENAGKEDMPDEAERKGLGTPATRAAIIEKLVSGGFVERKGKNLIPTKAGVNLVTVLPELLTSPKLTADWEQRLNEVAKGQAASEAFMDGIEAMTAELVRKYSHISEDGQKLFQPEKETVGLCPRCGKPVYEGKKNFACSDRACQFVMWKNDRFFEQRGKVFTSKIATALLKDGKTKVKGLRSLRTGKTYDGTIVLADTGGKYVNYRIEK
- a CDS encoding DUF3795 domain-containing protein, with the translated sequence MIAYCGLDCEKCDAYLATINDDQALREKTAKLWSELNHAPILPEHINCQGCRVDGVKTVYCESLCGIRQCARQKGVTTCGDCPELESCQTVGAILSNNPAALDNLKG
- a CDS encoding antirestriction protein ArdA, whose amino-acid sequence is MPHYDYDKEYPFAAFITNLGKYNEGALVGEWVKFPTTAEELKKVFERIGIGAKDDFGQTYEEWFITDYDCYVDGLYDLLGEYANLDELNYLASKLDDMSQDEYERFQAAMEIGDHTGSIQELINLTENLDCYDIYPDIHDHDDLGRYYIEELDAMQVPEHLRNYIDYEAYGRDIALEESGQFTDLGYVRDTGDSFHEYYDGERGSIPEEYQVMTFQDDIPEEEISEWAMDLAYDMDEFFRQHDPQYAAEHPEEHAAKEEIYENLMAGRISTLDEKLAALGQTQEDYLPSEIEKFKDATGYEEFLDVDPQAIREAIENPDQSHVDEMLSFAEQANREYEAELYGQQAAPTPDDRETGETVRTPRGIFHVTDMSREQMEAAGYGFHHESEDGKYLIMANGSRAFAIPSGAAPEHTAPEKLTVLVVEPMKEPYVKEIDPGLHALQAEVGGDIAASYPFDDPVGLVLNDEGKLIGLDLNRSLRDEHGEIYDIVAGTFLVVGLGPESFASLPPDMIQKYTEQFKRPELFASINGQIVSVPVEPENPLRTAEMTLEDDYGMIDGIINNGRRGEELEKAQAEARRTTPEKKPSIRERLEDAKRECGSRKGPDKPTPQKEPPELGDL